ggcagagggtggaatgagatgaactttaaggtcccttttgAGCCAAatccatgattctgtgaaccCTCAGTTTCCCAGAGCAACCTCCCCATGACCAAACTCATCCTCAGCACCACCTCACGCGGTTCCTGCTCCATCCATACGGAAACCACCAACCCCATCCTGACGGTCAGCACCCGAATTGTCTCCAAGAGCCACAGCCATCCCCACAAGAGGAAGGAATAAATGCTTACGAGAGCGCTCCCAACAACGTCAGTGCTGAGCCGGGATGGATCCgccttccctctccctgtcaGCAGCGGTCATTGCTCAAGAGGCTGCCCGGAGCTGGCCATGGATCCTGAAAGGGGCGGCATCCCCACGACATTTTGCAGGAGGTCCTGAAATGTAATTAAACGCTGTGGTGAAACCAAACCGTAAACAAGCCATGAATAAAAACCCCTTGAATTATTTTGCTAAACTATAATTACACAATAAGGAAGCAGATTAATTAAGTAAAATATAAGTCCTGAAACTGAAGCTTGCAAGCAAAgcagtttattttaatttccacaTTATTTCATATGAGATAGAAGTGTTTGCTGTGGGTTTAAAATGTTGGAAGCCATTCCTTGCTGCCAGGCAGACCAAACCCAGTggataaattaaatttttgcaTCTGAGGCACCTCCTGAAATGTATATAAGGAGAAGGGTTCTGCCTCAGAGGAGCTAAAGGAGATCTCCTTCTTCCAGTCCCTGCTCCTCTCTTGCTCCTCCACGTCGCCGTCACTGCCCACCTACCCCAGCCACCATGAGCCGACAGTGCTACACCTCTGGCTCCATCCTGGGAAGACGAGGCTTTTCCTCGGCATCCGCTGTCTGTGGCCTGGGCAGGGCCAACAGCAGCTCGGCCTCCGTCTGCCAGCCCGTGGGACGGAGGTGTGGGATCGGTGGCTTCAGCAGCCGCAGTGTCTGTGACCTGGGCAGAGGGCAAAGGATTTCCTTCGGTGGGAGCTGCCGCAGCGGCGTCTACGGTGGTGCCGGCGTTGGGCGCTGCGGTGTCGCTTACGGCGGGGGCCGCTTTGGCACCGTCGTGGGCTTTGGGAACTGTGCCAGCTTCGGGGGCCTGGGCAGCTACAGAGGCCTGGGGGATGGCGTGGCCATGGGGGGCTACGGCAGTGGCATTGGCATTGGCCTCAGCGGAGGGAGGTCCGAGGGGATTCGTGGCGTCAGCATCCACCCAGAGCTCCTCAAGCCCCTGTGCGTGGGCGTGGACCCCGAGGAGTGCCAAGTGCGGACCCACGAGAAGGAGCAGATCAAGAACCTCAACAACCAGTTTGCCTGTTTCATCGACAAGGTGAGACCCTGCTTTCCCCACCCTGTGTCCCTCGGCTCTGAAGGGTAcgtgtcccacagacaacatgaGGAGCTATTTCTCCTGGTGCCCTGGTACTGAAATGTTTCTTATGAGGCATGGTGGTCCTGGCCTGGAGACCCTCTGGATTTTAGCCTTTCACCAAGGCAACACCACCAGTGTTGTACCCTTGGATGGTTACCAACCTGCTAAAGGGGTCAGGACCAGCTCCAGGGATATAGTAAACCCAAACCTGTGAGTGATGAGATGAAGACACTGAAGGAtaggaaattttatttcaagtgTATAATCTGATGTTGCTCTCACAAATCTATAAACTCCAAAGGACTTCTGCATTCTTAAAATAGTTTGTGTTTCATGAAGGTGATGTGGAAGGATGAATTTAACTAAAATGGGAGGAactattttaatttctctgtccCTCCGCTCTGTGTACAAAATGATTTGGTGATTTCctaaaaatatgtaatttttcattgttttctttgCTACATTTAAGGGTTTTCATAATTCTTTAGAGAGCTGTTATGGGAAAGAATTTTtcaaacagcaaagaaaatctGCTCTGTCTGATCTGATCTTGATTTTCCTGGAGAGTTGTTCTGCAACTGGAAAAACTGAATCCACCCAGGAGCAGCAACTCCTGCTTCTTCCCATTTGTAAAATGACTTATTCATGACCCATCAAGCTCCTAGAGAGCCCTTTAATCTAGAAGTGGAAAGGCATGATAAGTATTCACGATTGGAGTTTAAATCAGATGCATCCAAATGAGGTTCTGGATGGAGCTTTTAGTGCTGAGAAAGACTTGTTACTGCCCTGGGCCCATAGGGAGGCCGAGGATCCAGTTCTGGGGGAGGAGTGGAGGTGTCTGGCTGAGCAAGCGTTGGCTGAACCCAGGCTTGGTCTCCATGCAGAGTGAAGGCACTGATGTTGCTCAGCCTGAGATTCGAGTCCTGGGTGGGACCAGTTTAGCTCAGAGAAGATGCTGGTCCCACTCAACCCCTTGagacagcagcacctgaccaTTTGCAATTCAGATCtgatttccccttttccctttggGAAGTACAGAAGCCCTGGGACAGGAAAACCTGAGTCTCCCATCTCTTCCCTGCCCAGGTgcggctgctggagcagcagaacaaGGTGCTGACCACcaagtgggagctgctgcagcagtatGTGCTCCCAGCATCCCGGAGAAACTTGGAGCCCGTGTTTGAGAATTTCATCTGTAACctgaggaagcagctggagtgTGTGATGGGGGAGCGTGAGCGGCTGGAGAACGAGGAGCGGTGCCTGCGGGACCTGGTTCAGGAGTTCAAGTGCAAGTAAGTCACAGACAGGGAAGCTGCAGACGCGGATGTTGCTGGGCTGGGTGGTGTCCCTGAGTGTGAATCTAAGGAAATTGCACTGGATGGGTCAACAAACTGGGACACAGGGCAAGGCACCGCAGTACTGGGCAAGTTTCCTGCACTGGGCATCCAGTGCTGCACTGGAGATGGACTGGGAGATGTTTTCAAACCCAGTTTTCTTTGGGAGCAGGATAGGAAACCactcttcctctgcctcctgcacacCCCTGAGGTTTGCCATATCAAATCTCCCCACCACCTGTGCTTATGTTTTCCCCAGTGCCATCCActcccacaaaacaaacaaaaccctcaGCCAATTTTCTCCACTCCACTCTTTACCCACATCATGTTGGGATTCATTCTCTTCCCAGAGGGAATGTGggaatttcttttctttaatcTAAGCTGTAGATACTCCTTAATATCTCCCTGTGTGCTCTGCTAAGCCACAAAGGTCACTGGATCAACTTTCCCCAGAGTTCATAATTTCAGGTCTTATTTTCTTGCTGAGCCACCATCGAGCAGGTCAACTCACAGAATCAGCATCTTGTGAAAGTTCTTGCAGGTCCCAATTACTGATTCATTATGCCCTGACTGTGCTCCCCCTGCACCCTGGAGTTTCATAGGTTGCTCAAGCTCCTGAACTTCCCCTAGGGCATTTTGGCCAGTCTCCCCATAAACACTCTGAGCACAGTCCTGGATGCTTTGGAAAAACATCTCACAAAGCAGAAGGGCTGGAAGCAGCAACCCAAGCCTCCAGCTTTGCATTTCTGGTGGTTTGGCTGGATTTTCTGTCCTCTGACTCCAGCCACCCAAACCACTGGCATGGCTAAAACTGCTGAGTAAAACCCAGTGAGGGGGAAAGAAACAGCAATGAAGCAAAAACAATGATAAAAAATGAGGTGCAAAGTGAAATCTCATTTCCCACGGTCTGGATGGCTGGGTGATGGAGATGGGacccccagggctcagcatcCCCCGCTCTGCTTTCCTGCAGGTATGAAGATGAGATCAACAAGCGCACGGCAGCAGAGAATGAGTTTGTGGTGCTCAAGAAGGTGAGTCAGGGCCAGATAAGGGTGGGCAAGCCCTGGGCCTGGGGTCAGTGGGAGAAGTGGGGGGTCCTGGCACCATGGCACAGCGTGATGCCCCAAAATGGGGGAAACTCAAGGAATCTGGAGGGCCCCTCTGAGGTTTTCAGCACATAGCGCTAAGGGCTGGAAATAGTGGGGTTTTCTCCTAATCTAAAGAAAACCTGGGATTTGCCACAGTCGTTCCTTCACCTCTTTTCACCAAATGCCTGATATCTCTCCAGGATGTGGATTGTCTCTACCTGAccaaggaggagctggaggtgagGGTGGgtctcctgaggcagcagctggagttCCTGAAGTGCATCTACGCTGAGGTAAGAGCACCTGGCCCAATCTGCTCCCTGGGGTGAGGCATCatctcctgccctccccacccAAGTCTTACACCAAGAGTGAAGGGAAAGGTGTCTTTTCTGAAAatcctggcactgcagcccaAAACTATGTCTTGTAGATGTATTTGATAGCAATGCTGTCAAACCTACTTTGGGAAGGCAAAGAGTGTCTTGGTTGCTACTTTGCTGCCCACAAGGGGAGGGATATTTTGCCTGAAAACCTCTCAAATTCTAGTTCAAATCATCCCTGGGTTGGCTAAATGTTTctagcactttttttttcagtagtcaaaatatttttatgaaaataacACTTCTGTTTAAAATCCCACAAGTTTTTAACAAAACACACAGAGGGGACACTTTGCATTGACACCTTTTTGAGCTAAACCCCCTCAGTAGGAGTCAGTGGGGCTCAAAGAACATGAGGATTCCCAATCCAGGagagcactggcacagccaggaaTGCAGAAGTGGCTTGCTTCATCAGGATTCCCCACTCTTCCTTAGGGAACTGCATGCAGCCATCCCATGTTGTGCCACCAAAACAGGTCCCAGCTGCCACCTCTTGCTGGACACAAGTTGGCCAGCTGGAAAACCCAATGTGGGGAGTTCAGGGGAGAACCTCCTCCAATCAGACCCCTGTGGCTGGGGTTgctgctggcctggctggggctggttgAGGGAATGGAACTGATGCTCTGGTCCTGCAGGAGAGGGCTCAGCTGGACTGTCAGCTGTGTGACACCTCTGTCATCGTGCAAATGGACAACAGCCGGGACCTGGACATGGAGGGCATCATCAAAAGTGTGGAGTGCTGCTACGAGGAGATTGCCCAGAAGAGCAAGGCCGAGGTGGAGGCTTTCTACCAAACCAGGGTGAGTATTCCATTAATTTCTGTGATAGACCATTTCTGAGACCATTCCCGAGACCATTCCCATCCTCCATGATGCAACTTTAACCTGTCTCACACTGTGTATTGGCTTCAGTTTGCTTAAGAAAGTTgtaccaaaaaaccccaaacacaaaccAACCTTAAAAGTGTGGTTTGAGACATTTCAGTACAAGCAGAGCAGATCAGAGTGTTCAGAGATGTCCCCTTCGTGCTCTCTGAGGAGCATCACTGCTTCCCAAAGGGCAAATAATAGAACCTTGAgtctggaaaagacctccaagatcagcAAGTCCAGGACTCTCCTGAGAATCTTGCCTTATCCAGACTGAGGCCATATCTGGGTggtgccctggggacaccaacctggtgcagctgcagagattTCCATCTTCTCGGGAAGGTGGGAGCCCTGGGAAGGGGGATTTGGGTGCATTGACATCATCCCCTTCCTGTGCAACAGCTGGAGGAACTCCACAGCAGCCGGGGCAAGTTCTGTGATGACCTGAGGAACAACCAGAGTGAGATTGCTGAGCTTAACAGGATGATCCAGAAGCTGCAGTGTGAGTCGGACAACGTGAAGAAACAGGTAGGACGAAGGGATGGATCCA
This is a stretch of genomic DNA from Passer domesticus isolate bPasDom1 chromosome 31, bPasDom1.hap1, whole genome shotgun sequence. It encodes these proteins:
- the LOC135287815 gene encoding keratin, type II cytoskeletal 7-like is translated as MSRQCYTSGSILGRRGFSSASAVCGLGRANSSSASVCQPVGRRCGIGGFSSRSVCDLGRGQRISFGGSCRSGVYGGAGVGRCGVAYGGGRFGTVVGFGNCASFGGLGSYRGLGDGVAMGGYGSGIGIGLSGGRSEGIRGVSIHPELLKPLCVGVDPEECQVRTHEKEQIKNLNNQFACFIDKVRLLEQQNKVLTTKWELLQQYVLPASRRNLEPVFENFICNLRKQLECVMGERERLENEERCLRDLVQEFKCKYEDEINKRTAAENEFVVLKKDVDCLYLTKEELEVRVGLLRQQLEFLKCIYAEERAQLDCQLCDTSVIVQMDNSRDLDMEGIIKSVECCYEEIAQKSKAEVEAFYQTRLEELHSSRGKFCDDLRNNQSEIAELNRMIQKLQCESDNVKKQISALQTAICDAEQRGDCALKDARQKLVDLQTALQQAKDKMACLLRDYQELLNVKLALDIEIATYRTLLEGEESRICTGNPVSVAVVSGGGTVGECRSLSGIGGKCTVKTGAAGAGLGMVSSFGNAGFSTRSVDCVPKVGAGFGARSAVGCVGREVLTGVDGVQCATGMGNLGNLGNLGNLGNLGNVVCAGVEQCGPGAVLIPGAPGVCGNRFSTAVRVVRTTR